A single Clavibacter nebraskensis NCPPB 2581 DNA region contains:
- a CDS encoding carbonic anhydrase — translation MTDQVETAQEDTVQAPAQVWAEMVEGNARFVSGTPEHPRQDVERRAALAHVQRPVAALFGCSDSRLAAEIIFDKGLGDLFVIRNAGQIISDSVLGSLEYAVAVLGVPLIVVLGHDECGAVRAAIESAAPGAEALPPHIANLIAPIAPAVRRVAGDHVVPSDVDAGEVGRQHLRGTVTRMLEASEMISDRVAAGSLAIVGANYKLLEGTAVPDVIVGDIPR, via the coding sequence ATGACGGACCAGGTCGAGACCGCCCAGGAGGACACCGTGCAGGCGCCCGCCCAGGTGTGGGCCGAGATGGTGGAGGGCAACGCGCGCTTCGTCTCCGGCACCCCCGAGCACCCGCGCCAGGACGTCGAGCGCCGCGCCGCGCTCGCCCACGTGCAGCGCCCGGTCGCCGCGCTGTTCGGCTGCAGCGACTCGCGCCTCGCGGCCGAGATCATCTTCGACAAGGGCCTCGGCGACCTCTTCGTGATCCGCAACGCCGGCCAGATCATCTCCGACTCCGTGCTCGGCAGCCTCGAGTACGCCGTCGCCGTGCTGGGCGTGCCGCTCATCGTGGTGCTCGGGCACGACGAGTGCGGTGCCGTGCGCGCCGCCATCGAGAGCGCGGCGCCGGGCGCCGAGGCGCTGCCGCCGCACATCGCGAACCTCATCGCCCCCATCGCGCCGGCCGTCCGCCGCGTCGCGGGCGACCACGTCGTACCCAGCGACGTCGACGCGGGCGAGGTCGGCCGCCAGCACCTGCGCGGCACCGTGACCCGCATGCTGGAGGCCTCCGAGATGATCTCCGACCGGGTGGCGGCCGGTAGCCTGGCCATCGTCGGCGCCAACTACAAGCTCCTCGAGGGCACCGCGGTGCCCGACGTCATCGTGGGCGACATCCCTCGCTAG
- a CDS encoding class II fumarate hydratase, with translation MVDTSPGSDSSSADEFRIEHDTMGEVRVPRHALYAAQTQRAVENFPISGRGLEPAQIQALARIKRAAAIVNGEMGIIDADVSAAIVSAADEVAAGSHHEHFPIDVYQTGSGTSSNMNMNEVLAALATATLGKPVHPNDHVNASQSSNDVFPTSVHVAVTGALLAELIPALEHLAEALETKADAWKGLVKAGRTHLMDATPVTFGQEFAGYARQIRLGIERVRTALPRVAEVPLGGTATGTGINTPVGFPQKVIRVLADDTGLPVTEALDHFEAQGARDGLVDASGALRTLAVSLTKICNDIRWMGSGPNTGLGELHIPDLQPGSSIMPGKVNPVIPEAVLMVCARVIGNDATVAWAGASGLFELNVAIPVMGSSLLESIRILASSTRLLADKTVDGLRVNEEHARALAESSPSIVTPLNRIIGYEAAAKIAKHSVAQKMTVREAVVDLGYVERGEITEEQLDQGLDVLRMTAPGL, from the coding sequence GTGGTCGACACTTCCCCCGGATCCGACAGCAGCTCGGCGGACGAGTTCCGCATCGAGCACGACACGATGGGCGAGGTGCGGGTCCCCCGGCACGCGCTGTACGCCGCCCAGACGCAGCGCGCCGTCGAGAACTTCCCCATCTCCGGCCGCGGGCTCGAGCCCGCGCAGATCCAGGCGCTCGCCCGCATCAAGCGCGCCGCCGCGATCGTGAACGGCGAGATGGGCATCATCGACGCCGACGTGTCGGCCGCCATCGTCTCGGCCGCCGACGAGGTCGCGGCCGGATCCCACCACGAGCACTTCCCCATCGACGTGTACCAGACGGGCTCCGGCACGAGCTCGAACATGAACATGAACGAGGTCCTCGCGGCACTCGCGACCGCGACGCTCGGCAAGCCCGTGCACCCGAACGACCACGTCAACGCGTCGCAGTCGTCGAACGACGTCTTCCCCACCTCGGTGCACGTCGCCGTCACGGGCGCGCTCCTCGCCGAGCTGATCCCCGCGCTCGAGCACCTCGCCGAGGCCCTCGAGACCAAGGCCGACGCGTGGAAGGGGCTCGTCAAGGCGGGCCGCACGCACCTCATGGACGCGACGCCCGTCACGTTCGGCCAGGAGTTCGCCGGCTACGCGCGCCAGATCCGCCTCGGCATCGAGCGCGTGCGCACCGCGCTCCCCCGGGTCGCCGAGGTCCCGCTCGGCGGCACCGCCACCGGCACCGGCATCAACACCCCGGTCGGCTTCCCGCAGAAGGTGATCCGCGTGCTCGCGGACGACACCGGCCTGCCCGTCACCGAGGCGCTCGACCACTTCGAGGCGCAGGGCGCGCGCGACGGCCTCGTCGACGCGTCCGGCGCGCTGCGCACCCTCGCGGTGAGCCTCACCAAGATCTGCAACGACATCCGCTGGATGGGCTCGGGCCCGAACACCGGCCTCGGCGAGCTGCACATCCCCGACCTGCAGCCCGGGTCCTCGATCATGCCCGGCAAGGTCAACCCGGTCATCCCGGAGGCCGTGCTCATGGTGTGCGCGCGCGTCATCGGCAACGATGCCACCGTGGCGTGGGCGGGCGCGTCGGGCCTGTTCGAGCTCAACGTCGCGATCCCCGTCATGGGCTCGTCGCTGCTCGAGTCGATCCGCATCCTCGCCTCCTCCACGCGCCTGCTCGCCGACAAGACCGTCGACGGGCTGCGCGTCAACGAGGAGCACGCGCGGGCGCTCGCGGAGTCGTCGCCGTCGATCGTCACGCCGCTCAACCGCATCATCGGCTACGAGGCCGCGGCGAAGATCGCGAAGCACTCGGTCGCGCAGAAGATGACGGTGCGCGAGGCCGTCGTAGACCTCGGCTACGTCGAGCGCGGCGAAATCACCGAGGAGCAGCTCGACCAGGGCCTCGACGTGCTGCGGATGACGGCGCCCGGCCTGTAG
- a CDS encoding PhoH family protein — MDSQSSTARRASRGEGAPQAERTYVLDTSVLLSDPRALFRFAEHAVVIPVIVITELEAKRNDPEIGYFARQALRLLDQLREEHERLDFPIEVGEAGGTLRVELNHSSMSGLPNGLQLGDNDSRILAVALNLSTEGLAVTVVSKDMPLRVKAASIGLQAEEYRAELAVDSGWTGMADVTLSSAQMADLYDGETLQTRVVQDLPVNTGVVLHSDRGSALGRVVRRGTVNLVRGDREVFGLKGRSAEQRLAIDLLLDREVGIVSLGGSAGTGKSALALCAALEAVLEKQQHRKIMVFRPLYAVGGQELGYLPGDAAEKMNPWAQAVFDTLGSVVSQNVMDEVVERGILEVLPLTHIRGRSLHDAFVIVDEAQSLERNVLLTVLSRIGQNSRVVLTHDVAQRDNLRVGRHDGVASVIETLKGHELFGHITLTRSERSAIAALVTGLLDGDPM, encoded by the coding sequence ATGGACAGCCAGAGCAGCACCGCACGACGCGCGAGCCGGGGGGAGGGGGCGCCGCAGGCCGAGCGCACGTACGTGCTCGACACCTCCGTCCTCCTGTCCGACCCGCGTGCGCTCTTCCGCTTCGCCGAGCACGCGGTGGTGATCCCGGTCATCGTCATCACCGAGCTCGAGGCGAAGCGGAACGACCCGGAGATCGGGTACTTCGCGCGGCAGGCCCTCCGCCTCCTCGACCAGCTCCGCGAGGAGCACGAGCGGCTCGACTTCCCCATCGAGGTGGGCGAGGCCGGCGGCACGCTGCGGGTCGAGCTCAACCACTCGAGCATGTCGGGCCTCCCGAACGGCCTGCAGCTCGGCGACAACGACTCGCGGATCCTCGCGGTCGCGCTCAACCTGTCGACCGAGGGCCTCGCGGTCACGGTCGTCTCGAAGGACATGCCGCTGCGCGTGAAGGCCGCCTCCATCGGCCTCCAGGCGGAGGAGTACCGCGCCGAGCTCGCCGTGGACAGCGGCTGGACCGGCATGGCCGACGTCACGCTCTCCAGCGCGCAGATGGCCGACCTCTACGACGGCGAGACGCTGCAGACGCGCGTCGTGCAGGACCTGCCCGTGAACACGGGCGTCGTGCTGCACTCCGACCGCGGATCCGCCCTCGGCCGGGTCGTCCGCCGCGGCACGGTGAACCTGGTGCGCGGCGACCGCGAGGTGTTCGGCCTCAAGGGCCGCTCGGCGGAGCAGCGGCTCGCGATCGACCTGCTGCTCGACCGCGAGGTGGGGATCGTCTCCCTCGGCGGCAGCGCCGGCACCGGCAAGTCGGCGCTCGCCCTCTGCGCCGCGCTCGAGGCGGTGCTGGAGAAGCAGCAGCACCGCAAGATCATGGTCTTCCGGCCGCTGTACGCGGTGGGCGGCCAGGAGCTCGGCTACCTGCCGGGCGACGCCGCCGAGAAGATGAACCCGTGGGCGCAGGCCGTGTTCGACACCCTCGGCTCGGTCGTCTCGCAGAACGTCATGGACGAGGTGGTGGAGCGGGGGATCCTCGAGGTGCTGCCGCTCACCCACATCCGCGGGCGGTCGCTGCACGACGCGTTCGTCATCGTGGACGAGGCGCAGTCGCTCGAGCGCAACGTGCTGCTCACGGTGCTCAGCCGCATCGGCCAGAACTCGCGCGTGGTGCTCACGCACGACGTGGCGCAGCGCGACAACCTGCGGGTCGGCCGACACGACGGCGTCGCGAGCGTCATTGAGACGCTCAAGGGCCACGAGCTGTTCGGGCACATCACGCTCACCCGCTCGGAGCGGAGCGCGATCGCGGCGCTCGTCACGGGGCTGCTCGACGGCGACCCCATGTGA